From Pseudomonas sp. stari2, a single genomic window includes:
- a CDS encoding TM2 domain-containing protein: MNRYQLPQVKEKDTHSKVIGYLLWIFGFTGSHRFYYGKPVTGTIWFFTFGLLGIGWLIDVFLIPAMDREADLRFEAGPIEYNVAWILLTFLGAFGVHRMYQGKWISGVIYLLTGGLFFLGVLYDFWTLNDQVSVRNAEGRGTFQ; this comes from the coding sequence ATGAACCGCTATCAACTGCCCCAAGTGAAGGAAAAGGACACCCATAGCAAGGTGATCGGTTATCTGTTGTGGATCTTCGGTTTTACCGGGTCGCACCGCTTCTATTACGGCAAGCCGGTGACCGGCACGATCTGGTTTTTCACCTTCGGGCTGTTGGGGATTGGCTGGCTGATCGACGTGTTCCTGATCCCGGCAATGGACCGGGAAGCGGACCTGCGCTTTGAGGCGGGGCCGATCGAATACAACGTGGCGTGGATTCTGTTGACGTTCCTCGGCGCGTTCGGCGTGCACCGGATGTATCAGGGCAAGTGGATCAGCGGGGTGATTTATCTGCTGACCGGCGGGTTGTTCTTTCTGGGCGTGCTGTATGACTTCTGGACGCTGAATGATCAGGTGTCGGTGCGTAATGCCGAAGGGCGGGGCACTTTTCAGTAA
- the pilH gene encoding twitching motility response regulator PilH codes for MARILIVDDSPTEMYKLTGMLEKHGHEVLKAENGADGVALARQEKPDAVLMDIVMPGLNGFQATRQLTKDAETSHIPVIIITTKDQETDKVWGTRQGARDYLTKPVDEDTLIKTLNNVLAG; via the coding sequence ATGGCACGTATTCTGATCGTCGATGATTCGCCGACCGAAATGTACAAACTGACCGGCATGCTGGAAAAGCACGGCCACGAAGTGTTGAAAGCCGAAAACGGCGCCGACGGCGTGGCCCTGGCCCGTCAGGAAAAACCCGACGCGGTGCTGATGGACATCGTCATGCCCGGCCTCAACGGTTTCCAGGCGACCCGCCAACTGACCAAGGACGCTGAAACCAGCCATATCCCGGTCATCATCATCACCACCAAGGATCAGGAAACCGACAAGGTCTGGGGCACCCGCCAGGGCGCCAGGGACTACCTGACCAAACCGGTCGACGAAGACACGCTGATCAAGACCCTGAACAACGTGCTGGCCGGTTGA
- a CDS encoding methyl-accepting chemotaxis protein — MIKAKTSKPAEGSRSRSQIIVLFIALIVFIMLLFANFAYLNTQANYDKQYIGHAGELRVLSQRIAKNATEAAAGKSAAFKLLSDARNDFAQRWGYLKKGDPSTGLPPAPSTVRPEMRAVQLDWERLLKNTDAILSSEQTVLSLHQVAATLAETVPQLQIEYEKVVEILLQRGAPAAQVAMAQRQSLLAERILGAVNTVLSGDENSQQAADAFGRDATRFGQVLNGMLQGNPTLKISQVEDRDARARLSEIAELFQFVSGSVDEILETSPELFKVRESATNIFSLSQTLLDEASHLATGFENLAGGRNTDTIGGYVLGLLALASIILIGMVMVRETNRQLQETAEKNERNQNAIMRLLDEIEDLADGDLTVTASVTEDFTGTIADSINYSVDQLRDLVATINLTAGQVAAAVQETQATAMHLAQASEHQAQQISEASTAISDMAQSIDQVSANAAESSAVAERSVEIANKGNEVVHNTIHGMDNIREQIQDTAKRIKRLGESSQEIGDIVSLIDDIADQTNILALNAAIQASMAGDAGRGFAVVADEVQRLAERSSAATRQIETLVRAIQTDTNEAVISMEQTTTEVVRGARLAQDAGVALEEIEGVSKTLAALIQSISNAAQQQTSSAGQISLTMNVIQQITSQTSSGSTATAESIGNLAKMASQLRRSVSGFTLPAAAAPATDKA; from the coding sequence ATGATCAAAGCAAAAACCAGCAAGCCCGCAGAAGGCTCGCGCAGCCGCTCGCAGATCATCGTGCTGTTCATCGCGCTGATCGTGTTCATCATGCTGCTGTTCGCCAACTTCGCTTACCTCAACACCCAGGCCAACTACGACAAGCAGTACATCGGTCACGCCGGTGAGCTGCGGGTGCTGTCCCAGCGGATCGCCAAGAACGCTACCGAAGCCGCGGCCGGCAAGTCGGCCGCGTTCAAGCTGCTCAGCGATGCGCGCAACGATTTCGCCCAGCGCTGGGGTTATCTGAAGAAGGGCGACCCGTCCACCGGCCTGCCGCCGGCACCGTCCACCGTGCGCCCGGAAATGCGCGCCGTGCAGCTGGACTGGGAACGCCTGCTGAAAAACACCGACGCCATTCTATCCAGTGAACAGACCGTACTGTCGCTGCATCAGGTCGCCGCGACCCTGGCCGAAACCGTGCCGCAGTTGCAGATCGAATACGAAAAAGTCGTCGAGATTCTCCTGCAACGCGGCGCCCCGGCGGCGCAGGTGGCGATGGCCCAGCGTCAGTCGCTGCTGGCCGAGCGGATTCTCGGCGCGGTGAATACCGTGCTCTCCGGCGATGAAAACTCGCAACAGGCCGCCGATGCCTTCGGCCGTGACGCCACGCGCTTCGGTCAGGTGCTCAACGGCATGCTGCAAGGCAACCCGACGCTGAAGATCAGCCAGGTCGAGGACCGTGATGCCCGCGCGCGCCTGAGTGAAATCGCCGAGCTGTTCCAGTTCGTTTCCGGTTCGGTGGATGAAATCCTCGAAACCTCGCCGGAGCTGTTCAAGGTGCGCGAGTCCGCCACCAACATCTTCAGCCTGTCGCAGACCCTGCTCGACGAAGCTTCGCACCTGGCCACCGGCTTCGAGAACCTCGCCGGCGGGCGCAACACCGACACTATCGGCGGCTACGTGCTGGGCCTGCTGGCGCTGGCGTCGATCATCCTGATCGGCATGGTCATGGTCCGGGAAACCAACCGGCAGTTGCAGGAAACCGCCGAGAAGAACGAGCGCAACCAGAACGCGATCATGCGTCTGCTGGATGAAATCGAAGACCTCGCCGACGGCGACCTGACGGTGACCGCCTCGGTGACCGAAGACTTCACCGGGACCATCGCCGACTCGATCAATTATTCCGTCGACCAGTTGCGCGATCTGGTGGCGACCATCAACCTCACCGCCGGCCAGGTCGCCGCAGCGGTGCAGGAAACCCAGGCCACCGCCATGCACCTGGCCCAGGCCTCGGAGCATCAGGCGCAACAGATTTCCGAAGCCTCGACCGCGATCAGCGACATGGCCCAGTCCATCGATCAGGTGTCGGCCAACGCTGCTGAATCCTCGGCGGTGGCCGAACGTTCGGTGGAGATTGCCAACAAGGGCAACGAGGTGGTGCACAACACCATCCATGGCATGGACAACATTCGCGAACAGATCCAGGACACCGCCAAACGTATCAAGCGTCTGGGCGAGTCGTCCCAGGAAATCGGCGACATCGTCAGTCTGATCGACGACATTGCCGACCAGACCAACATCCTCGCCCTCAACGCGGCCATTCAGGCCTCGATGGCCGGTGATGCCGGGCGCGGTTTTGCAGTGGTTGCCGACGAAGTGCAACGGCTGGCCGAACGCTCGTCCGCCGCGACCCGGCAGATCGAAACGCTGGTGCGGGCAATCCAGACCGACACCAATGAAGCCGTGATTTCCATGGAACAGACCACCACCGAAGTGGTGCGCGGCGCACGGCTGGCGCAGGATGCCGGTGTGGCCCTGGAAGAAATCGAAGGCGTGTCCAAGACCCTCGCGGCGCTGATCCAGAGCATTTCCAACGCGGCGCAGCAGCAGACGTCTTCGGCCGGGCAGATTTCCCTGACGATGAATGTGATCCAGCAGATCACCTCGCAGACGTCGTCCGGCTCCACGGCCACCGCCGAAAGCATCGGCAACCTGGCGAAAATGGCCAGCCAGTTGCGGCGTTCGGTGTCCGGGTTCACCTTGCCGGCGGCGGCAGCGCCCGCCACGGACAAGGCGTGA
- a CDS encoding dihydroorotase, translated as MKLSILGARVIDPSSGLDQITDIHVEACKIVALGAAPAGFSAVETIDAQGLVAAPGLVDLNVALREPGYSRKGTIASETRAAAAGGVTSLCCPPKTKPVLDTSAVAELILDRAREAGNTKVFPIGALSKSLDGEQLAELVALRDAGCVAFGNGLESFRNTRTLCRALEYAATFDLTVIFNSQDHDLADGGLAHEGATASFLGLPGIPETAETVALARDLLLVEQTGVRAHFSQLTSARGVALIAQAQARGLKVTADVALYQLILTDEALIDFSSLYHVQPPLRTRADRDGLREAVKSGVVSAISSHHQPHERDAKLAPFGATEPGISSVELLLPLAMTLVEDGLLDLPTLLARLSAGPAEALRLPAGNLAVGGAADIVLFDPKASTVAGETWLSKGENCPFIGHSLPSVVRYTLVDGRISHQA; from the coding sequence GTGAAGCTCAGCATTCTCGGCGCCCGCGTCATCGATCCAAGCAGCGGCCTGGATCAAATCACCGATATTCACGTTGAAGCCTGCAAGATCGTCGCCCTCGGCGCTGCACCGGCCGGTTTCAGCGCCGTCGAAACCATCGACGCCCAAGGCCTTGTCGCCGCTCCCGGCCTCGTAGACCTGAACGTTGCCCTGCGCGAGCCGGGCTACAGCCGCAAAGGCACCATCGCCAGCGAAACCCGCGCGGCTGCGGCCGGCGGCGTAACCAGCCTGTGCTGCCCGCCGAAGACCAAACCGGTGCTCGACACCTCCGCCGTGGCCGAGCTGATCCTCGACCGCGCCCGCGAGGCCGGCAACACCAAAGTGTTCCCGATCGGCGCCCTGAGCAAAAGCCTGGACGGCGAACAGCTTGCAGAACTCGTTGCACTGCGCGACGCCGGTTGCGTGGCGTTCGGCAACGGCCTGGAGAGCTTCCGCAACACCCGTACCCTGTGCCGGGCGCTGGAGTACGCGGCGACCTTTGACCTGACGGTGATTTTCAACTCCCAGGATCACGACCTGGCCGACGGCGGCCTGGCCCACGAAGGCGCCACCGCCAGTTTCCTCGGCCTGCCGGGCATTCCGGAAACCGCTGAAACCGTGGCCCTGGCCCGTGACCTGCTGCTGGTCGAACAGACCGGCGTGCGTGCGCACTTCAGCCAGTTGACCAGTGCTCGCGGCGTGGCCCTGATCGCTCAGGCCCAGGCTCGTGGTTTGAAAGTCACGGCGGATGTCGCCCTGTATCAGTTGATCCTGACGGACGAAGCGCTGATCGATTTCAGCAGCCTGTATCACGTACAACCACCGCTGCGTACCCGCGCCGACCGCGATGGCCTGCGCGAGGCGGTGAAGTCCGGGGTGGTCTCGGCGATCTCCAGCCATCACCAGCCTCACGAGCGCGATGCCAAACTCGCACCGTTCGGTGCGACCGAGCCGGGCATCAGCAGCGTTGAACTGCTGCTGCCGCTGGCGATGACGCTGGTCGAGGATGGTCTGCTGGACCTGCCGACCCTGTTGGCCCGCCTGAGCGCCGGCCCGGCCGAGGCCTTGCGCCTGCCGGCGGGCAACCTGGCGGTGGGTGGCGCGGCGGATATCGTGCTGTTCGATCCGAAGGCCTCGACCGTTGCCGGCGAAACCTGGCTGTCGAAGGGCGAGAACTGCCCGTTCATCGGCCATAGTCTGCCAAGCGTGGTGCGTTACACCCTGGTGGATGGCCGGATCAGCCATCAGGCATAA
- the gshB gene encoding glutathione synthase — translation MSVRVGIVMDPIASISYKKDSSLAMLLAAQKRGWELFYMEQKDLYQGEGQARARMKPLKVFANPEKWFELGAEQDSLLSDLNVILMRKDPPFDMEFVYSTYLLEQAESAGVLVVNKPQSLRDCNEKLFATLFPQCTPPTIVSRRPDVLREFADHHGDVILKPLDGMGGSSIFRHTAGHPNLSVILETLTLHGKQQIMIQGYLPAIVDGDKRILMIDGEPVDYCLARIPAQGETRGNLAAGGRGEARPLTDKDRWIAAQVGPTLREKGLLFVGLDVIGEHLTEINVTSPTCIREIDNAFGTDIGGMLMDAIEKKLQA, via the coding sequence ATGAGCGTTCGCGTCGGGATAGTCATGGACCCAATCGCCAGCATTTCCTATAAAAAGGATAGCTCGCTGGCCATGCTGCTGGCGGCGCAGAAGCGCGGCTGGGAACTGTTCTACATGGAACAGAAGGATCTTTATCAGGGTGAAGGTCAGGCCCGGGCGCGGATGAAACCGCTGAAAGTCTTCGCCAACCCGGAAAAATGGTTCGAACTGGGCGCCGAACAGGATTCTCTGCTCAGCGACCTGAACGTGATCCTGATGCGTAAGGATCCGCCGTTCGACATGGAGTTCGTCTACTCCACCTACCTTCTCGAACAGGCCGAGTCCGCCGGGGTGCTGGTAGTCAACAAGCCGCAAAGCCTGCGCGACTGTAATGAAAAGCTGTTCGCCACGCTGTTCCCGCAGTGCACGCCGCCGACCATCGTCAGCCGTCGCCCGGACGTGTTGCGCGAATTCGCCGACCATCACGGTGACGTGATTCTCAAGCCGCTGGATGGCATGGGCGGCTCGTCGATTTTCCGGCACACCGCCGGCCATCCAAATCTGTCGGTGATTCTGGAAACACTGACTCTGCACGGCAAGCAACAGATCATGATCCAGGGTTATCTGCCGGCCATCGTCGATGGCGACAAACGCATCCTGATGATCGACGGCGAGCCGGTGGATTACTGCCTGGCGCGGATTCCGGCCCAGGGCGAAACCCGTGGCAACCTCGCGGCCGGCGGCCGAGGCGAAGCCCGTCCGTTGACCGACAAGGATCGCTGGATCGCCGCTCAGGTCGGCCCGACCTTGCGCGAGAAGGGCCTGCTGTTCGTCGGCCTGGACGTGATCGGCGAGCACCTGACCGAAATCAACGTCACCAGCCCGACCTGCATCCGCGAAATCGACAATGCTTTCGGCACCGACATCGGCGGGATGCTGATGGATGCCATCGAGAAAAAGCTGCAAGCTTGA
- a CDS encoding C40 family peptidase, translated as MRPFFKTWLTICLLMPLAAHATNREQRLPNVNGFTPKSHASAPSNKGKQTKHTTLASKGHGKLVPPMANKESSNVLSRAVNVLGTPYRWGGSSPSKGFDCSGLVKYAFNDATFDLPRTSNAMASGHGEKVERKDLKPGDLIFFNIKSRRVNHVAIYLGNDRFIHAPRRGKAVSIDTLNKPYWEQHYVVAKRVLPKEPGGKQMRVVQR; from the coding sequence ATGCGTCCATTTTTCAAGACATGGCTAACTATTTGCCTATTAATGCCACTGGCCGCCCACGCCACCAATCGTGAGCAACGTCTTCCCAACGTTAACGGTTTCACCCCCAAATCCCATGCCTCTGCTCCTTCGAACAAAGGCAAACAAACGAAACACACCACGCTCGCCAGCAAGGGTCACGGCAAGCTGGTTCCACCGATGGCGAACAAAGAAAGCAGCAACGTCCTCAGTCGTGCGGTGAACGTCCTCGGTACACCTTACCGTTGGGGCGGCAGCAGCCCGAGTAAAGGCTTCGACTGCAGCGGCCTGGTGAAATACGCGTTCAACGACGCGACTTTCGACCTGCCGCGCACCTCGAATGCCATGGCCAGCGGTCACGGCGAGAAAGTCGAGCGCAAGGATCTCAAGCCTGGCGACCTGATTTTCTTCAACATCAAGAGCCGTCGGGTCAATCACGTTGCCATCTACCTGGGCAACGACCGCTTCATCCACGCACCGCGCCGTGGCAAAGCGGTGAGCATCGATACGCTGAACAAGCCGTATTGGGAACAGCATTACGTGGTTGCCAAGCGCGTGCTGCCGAAAGAACCGGGCGGCAAGCAGATGCGCGTGGTTCAACGCTGA
- a CDS encoding energy transducer TonB, which produces MTLPSDLPAELAHRGVRPVDRLGFTLFLAALIHLALLLGVGFTMVEPKQISKTLEITLATFKSEKKPAKADFLAQENQEGSGTLDKKAIPKTTEVAPFQDNQVKKVTPPPAAKPQVQEAAPKAAVTTVAPKPKKAPTKKEEAKTETKPTVDAPTFDSSQLSSDIASLEAELANEQQLYAKRPRIHRLSAASTMRDKGAWYKDEWRKKVERIGNLNYPEEARRQQIYGNLRLMVSINRDGSLYEVLVLESSGQPLLDQAAQRIVRLAAPFAPFTGDLSDIDRLEIIRTWKFARGDRLSSN; this is translated from the coding sequence ATGACACTTCCGTCCGATCTGCCTGCTGAACTCGCCCACCGCGGCGTGCGCCCGGTCGATCGCCTCGGATTTACCCTGTTTCTCGCGGCGCTGATCCATCTGGCGCTGCTGCTCGGCGTGGGTTTCACCATGGTCGAGCCCAAGCAGATCAGCAAGACCCTGGAAATCACCCTCGCCACCTTCAAGAGCGAAAAGAAGCCGGCGAAGGCCGATTTCCTCGCCCAGGAAAACCAGGAAGGCAGCGGCACCCTCGACAAGAAGGCGATCCCCAAGACCACCGAGGTCGCGCCGTTCCAGGACAATCAGGTCAAGAAAGTCACCCCACCACCGGCCGCCAAACCGCAAGTGCAGGAAGCCGCGCCCAAGGCGGCGGTGACCACCGTCGCGCCGAAGCCGAAAAAGGCGCCGACCAAGAAAGAAGAAGCCAAGACCGAGACCAAACCGACAGTCGACGCCCCGACTTTCGACAGCTCGCAGCTCTCCAGCGACATCGCCAGCCTCGAAGCCGAACTGGCCAACGAACAACAGCTGTACGCCAAGCGTCCGCGCATCCACCGCCTCAGCGCGGCATCGACCATGCGCGACAAGGGTGCCTGGTACAAGGACGAATGGCGCAAGAAGGTCGAGCGCATCGGCAACCTCAACTACCCCGAAGAAGCCCGGCGCCAGCAGATTTACGGCAATTTGCGCCTGATGGTGTCGATCAACCGCGACGGCTCGCTGTATGAAGTGCTGGTGCTGGAATCCTCAGGCCAGCCGCTGCTGGATCAGGCGGCACAGCGCATCGTCCGGCTGGCCGCGCCTTTCGCACCGTTTACCGGGGACCTGTCGGACATCGACCGGCTGGAAATCATCCGCACCTGGAAATTCGCCCGGGGCGACCGGCTGTCCAGCAACTGA
- a CDS encoding YqgE/AlgH family protein, with the protein MKNVSPSYLKHHFLIAMPHMADPNFAHTLTYIVEHTANGAMGLVVNRPQELNLADILEQLRPDIDPPALCQHVPIFIGGPVQTDRGFVLHPAGQTFQATVELDGDLALSTSQDVLFAIADGVGPAKSVITLGYAGWEAGQLEAELADNAWLTCPYDADILFNTSSELRLEAAARHLGINLSLLTSQAGHA; encoded by the coding sequence ATGAAAAACGTCAGCCCCAGCTACCTCAAGCATCACTTCCTGATCGCCATGCCACACATGGCCGACCCGAACTTTGCCCACACCTTGACCTACATCGTCGAGCACACGGCCAATGGGGCCATGGGGCTGGTGGTCAACCGACCACAAGAGCTGAATCTGGCCGACATCCTCGAACAACTGCGCCCGGACATCGATCCGCCAGCACTGTGCCAGCATGTACCGATCTTCATCGGCGGTCCGGTGCAGACCGATCGCGGTTTTGTCCTGCATCCGGCGGGCCAGACCTTCCAGGCCACCGTCGAGCTGGACGGCGATCTCGCGCTGTCCACTTCGCAGGACGTGCTGTTCGCCATCGCCGACGGCGTGGGCCCGGCCAAAAGCGTCATCACCCTCGGCTATGCCGGCTGGGAAGCTGGACAACTGGAGGCCGAACTGGCCGACAACGCCTGGCTGACCTGCCCGTACGACGCCGACATCCTGTTCAACACCAGCAGTGAACTGCGCCTGGAAGCGGCAGCCAGGCACCTGGGGATCAACCTCAGCCTGCTGACCAGCCAGGCAGGACACGCCTGA
- the ruvX gene encoding Holliday junction resolvase RuvX yields MALRLILGFDYGTKQIGVAVGQVITGQARELCTLKAQNGVPDWNQVEALIKEWKPDAVVVGLPLNMDGTPSEMCARAEKFARRLNGRFNLPFYTHDERLTTFEAKGERLVRGGQKGSYRDNPVDAIAAALLLQGWLDENTALFES; encoded by the coding sequence ATGGCCCTGCGCCTGATCCTCGGCTTCGACTACGGCACCAAACAGATCGGCGTCGCGGTCGGCCAGGTGATTACCGGCCAGGCCCGCGAACTGTGCACCTTGAAGGCGCAAAACGGTGTGCCGGACTGGAATCAGGTCGAAGCCCTGATAAAGGAATGGAAGCCCGATGCCGTGGTGGTCGGCCTGCCGCTGAACATGGACGGCACGCCCAGCGAAATGTGCGCCCGCGCCGAGAAATTCGCCCGGCGCCTCAACGGCCGCTTCAACCTGCCTTTCTATACCCACGACGAACGCCTGACGACCTTCGAAGCCAAGGGCGAACGACTGGTGCGCGGCGGGCAGAAAGGCAGTTACCGCGACAACCCGGTGGACGCCATCGCCGCCGCCCTGCTGCTGCAAGGTTGGCTCGACGAAAACACCGCACTATTTGAATCCTGA
- the pilG gene encoding twitching motility response regulator PilG yields the protein MEQQSSALKVMVIDDSKTIRRTAETLLKNAGCEVITAIDGFDALAKIADNHPGIIFVDIMMPRLDGYQTCALIKNNSAFKATPVIMLSSRDGLFDKAKGRIVGSDQFLTKPFSKEELLDAIAAHVPGFAADLPQ from the coding sequence ATGGAACAGCAGTCCAGCGCCTTGAAGGTCATGGTGATCGACGACTCGAAAACGATTCGTCGCACTGCCGAGACCCTGTTGAAAAATGCAGGGTGCGAAGTCATCACGGCGATCGACGGTTTCGACGCCCTGGCGAAGATCGCCGACAACCACCCCGGGATCATTTTTGTCGACATCATGATGCCGCGTCTGGATGGTTATCAGACCTGCGCTTTAATCAAGAACAACAGTGCCTTCAAGGCAACGCCGGTGATCATGCTGTCGTCCCGCGACGGGCTGTTCGACAAGGCCAAGGGGCGGATTGTCGGTTCCGATCAATTTTTGACCAAGCCTTTCAGCAAGGAAGAACTGCTCGACGCGATTGCGGCCCATGTTCCGGGCTTTGCCGCTGATTTGCCGCAGTAA
- a CDS encoding aspartate carbamoyltransferase catalytic subunit: MTPLDTKRPLQLNDQGQLRHFLSLDGLHRELLTEILDTADSFLEVGARAVKKVPLLRGKTVCNVFFENSTRTRTTFELAAQRLSADVITLNVSTSSASKGETLLDTLRNLEAMAADMFVVRHGDSGAAHFIAEHVCPQVAIINGGDGRHAHPTQGMLDMLTIRRHKGGFENLSVAIVGDILHSRVARSNMLALKTLGCPDIRVIAPKTLLPIGIEQYGVKVYTDMTEGLKDVDVVIMLRLQRERMTGGLLPSEGEFYRLFGLTTARLAGAKPDCIVMHPGPINRGVEIESAVADGPHSVILNQVTYGIAIRMAVLSMAMSGQTAQRQFEQENAQ, encoded by the coding sequence ATGACGCCTCTAGATACCAAGCGCCCGCTGCAGCTCAATGATCAGGGCCAGCTGCGCCACTTCCTCTCGCTCGACGGCCTGCACCGCGAGTTGCTGACGGAAATCCTCGACACCGCCGACTCGTTCCTCGAAGTCGGTGCCCGGGCCGTGAAGAAGGTCCCGTTGCTGCGCGGCAAGACCGTGTGCAACGTGTTCTTCGAAAACTCCACCCGCACTCGCACCACCTTCGAACTGGCGGCCCAGCGACTGTCGGCGGACGTGATTACCCTGAACGTGTCGACCTCGTCGGCCAGCAAGGGCGAAACCCTGCTCGATACCCTGCGCAACCTCGAAGCCATGGCCGCCGACATGTTCGTCGTGCGCCACGGTGACTCCGGCGCTGCGCACTTCATCGCCGAACATGTCTGCCCGCAGGTGGCGATCATCAACGGCGGCGACGGCCGTCACGCGCACCCGACCCAGGGCATGCTCGACATGCTGACCATCCGTCGGCACAAGGGCGGCTTCGAAAACCTTTCGGTGGCCATCGTCGGCGACATCCTGCACTCGCGGGTGGCGCGCTCGAACATGCTCGCCCTGAAAACCCTCGGTTGCCCGGACATCCGCGTGATCGCGCCGAAGACCCTGCTGCCGATCGGCATCGAGCAATACGGCGTGAAGGTCTACACCGACATGACCGAAGGCCTGAAAGACGTCGACGTGGTGATCATGCTGCGCCTGCAGCGTGAGCGCATGACCGGCGGCCTGCTGCCGAGCGAAGGTGAGTTCTATCGCCTGTTCGGCCTGACCACCGCGCGCCTGGCAGGCGCCAAACCCGACTGCATCGTCATGCACCCGGGGCCGATCAACCGCGGCGTGGAGATCGAGTCGGCGGTGGCCGACGGCCCGCACTCGGTGATCCTCAATCAAGTCACTTACGGCATCGCGATCCGTATGGCCGTGCTGTCGATGGCCATGAGCGGACAAACAGCGCAGCGTCAATTCGAGCAGGAGAACGCCCAGTGA
- the pyrR gene encoding bifunctional pyr operon transcriptional regulator/uracil phosphoribosyltransferase PyrR, with amino-acid sequence MSLPNPADLISQMATRLKAHLAQRDISEPRYIGIRTGGVWVAQALLAELGSDAPLGTLDVSFYRDDFSQNGLHPQVRPSALPFEIEGQHLVLIDDVLMSGRTIRAAMNELFDYGRPASVTLVCLLDLDAGELPIRPNVVGATLSLAAHERVKLSGPELALELQDLAP; translated from the coding sequence ATGAGCCTGCCCAATCCCGCCGATCTGATCAGCCAGATGGCGACCCGCCTCAAGGCGCACCTTGCCCAGCGTGATATCAGCGAACCGCGTTACATCGGCATCCGCACCGGCGGCGTCTGGGTCGCCCAGGCCCTGCTCGCAGAGCTCGGCAGCGATGCGCCATTGGGTACGCTGGACGTTTCCTTCTACCGCGACGACTTCAGCCAGAACGGTTTGCACCCGCAAGTGCGCCCGTCCGCCCTGCCCTTCGAAATCGAAGGCCAGCATCTGGTGCTGATCGACGACGTACTGATGAGCGGCCGGACCATCCGCGCCGCGATGAACGAACTGTTCGACTACGGCCGCCCGGCCAGCGTGACGCTGGTCTGCCTGCTCGATCTGGACGCCGGCGAACTGCCGATCCGCCCGAACGTGGTCGGCGCGACCCTGTCGCTGGCCGCCCACGAGCGGGTCAAGCTGTCCGGCCCGGAGCTGGCCCTCGAACTGCAAGACCTCGCCCCTTAA
- a CDS encoding chemotaxis protein CheW, which produces MSESLTAFELLWQIDQRCRLLAADLPSQPARQDRWSGIGFRLGEHWYVAPMGEVSEVLPEPRFTQLPGVKPWVKGVANLRGRLLPIMDLCGFFGHELSPMRKQRRVLVVEHQDVFAGVLVDEVFGLQHFEQDSFEPVSIRKRQGSKGEFVKGYFRREQNWRVFSLFALAQSPSFMHVAV; this is translated from the coding sequence ATGAGCGAGTCGCTGACCGCGTTCGAACTGTTGTGGCAGATCGACCAGCGCTGTCGCCTGCTGGCGGCGGACCTGCCGTCGCAACCGGCGCGCCAGGATCGCTGGAGCGGCATCGGCTTTCGTTTGGGCGAGCACTGGTACGTCGCGCCCATGGGCGAAGTCAGCGAAGTGCTGCCCGAACCGCGTTTCACCCAATTGCCGGGGGTAAAGCCCTGGGTCAAGGGCGTCGCGAATCTGCGCGGACGGTTGTTGCCGATCATGGACCTGTGCGGATTCTTCGGCCATGAGCTGTCACCCATGCGCAAGCAGCGGCGGGTATTGGTAGTGGAGCATCAGGACGTGTTTGCCGGTGTGCTGGTCGATGAGGTTTTCGGCTTGCAGCACTTCGAGCAGGACAGCTTCGAACCCGTCTCGATCCGTAAACGGCAAGGCTCCAAGGGCGAGTTCGTCAAAGGCTATTTCCGGCGCGAGCAGAACTGGCGAGTGTTCAGCCTGTTTGCGCTGGCGCAGTCACCGAGTTTCATGCACGTCGCGGTTTAA